From one Lolium rigidum isolate FL_2022 chromosome 4, APGP_CSIRO_Lrig_0.1, whole genome shotgun sequence genomic stretch:
- the LOC124650094 gene encoding H/ACA ribonucleoprotein complex non-core subunit NAF1-like isoform X1, translated as MGPIGAVVPVPEDDGGLGVDPVKELEVAAEKGGLLGLFDAPLGVELEVKKEAVMLSGGLGGDLGPDYDLPVLGNSDSAAKGDTLEGEIDAQMGTLAPVDSEMGTLAAADAEMSSAATVGAEISTVASVDAEMSTVTPARADTSTVAHVVADTTTIPAVDAEMSSGASLNEEVGRAGGKGEVESKDKVLEISDDEESSEASSSSDEESSEASSSSDEEEPVAKKHGGVIDLEAIMEEGELMAEADDDDEDETPKGPAKSKHVVEVLPPVPKIEVQLEPHHKPLPVGAISAIMGERVVVEGSVEHSPLTEGSILWITESRTPLGIVDDIFGPVKNPYYLVRYNSVEEVPGGISAGTTISFVAEFADHILNMKELYAKGYDESADHDEEADEPEFSDDEAEAEYKRSLRLAKRQTDRQLESKKPSGDKKRGQARNAGFRNDMPPRIHDTPTRGHQSQRRFERSNMAPAVADSPTHRSGSQNFSMSTPSRDMPPRIHDAPRPDHLSHYHFHRSDMAPTGADSMTRPPGPQNFPMSAPTMLPPISMNHSMPSAVQLANQMGSCFINPSQQFSHQQPNMVWPGGLPHPPQPNMGVDGAALAANIMQNILIGASQYQQYLQNQNFGGFPNGMPMAPPQFMAGNGMPGNQMPFGGQPRNHPFGLASQLPMGQGNFGQLPHMTGDQGPPAGFPNAQGFGCFPPPHEDGGDQAPGFPNMQGYGHMPSPHGDGGQPPMQFNSLPSPQGDGANGVQPPMQFNSGQFNQGSSSFRGRRPQQRGGRHSPGRGGGAGGGRHRR; from the exons ATGGGCCCCATCGGCGCTGTTGTCCCTGTCCCGGAGGATGACGGCGGATTGGGTGTGGACCCCGTGAAGGAGTTGGAGGTCGCGGCGGAGAAGGGCGGGCTGCTCGGCCTGTTCGATGCCCCCCTGGGCGTCGAATTGGAGGTCAAGAAGGAGGCTGTGATGCTGAGCGGTGGATTGGGCGGGGATCTCGGCCCGGATTACGACCTTCCGGTGTTGGGGAATAGCGATTCGGCTGCAAAAGGGGATACTTTGGAGGGAGAGATTGATGCCCAGATGGGTACCTTAGCCCCCGTTGATTCTGAGATGGGTACATTAGCTGCTGCTGATGCAGAGATGAGTTCCGCAGCTACCGTTGGTGCTGAAATTAGTACCGTAGCTTCCGTTGATGCAGAGATGAGTACAGTGACTCCTGCTCGTGCTGATACTAGTACCGTAGCCCATGTCGTTGCTGACACTACTACCATACCCGCGGTTGACGCGGAGATGAGTTCGGGGGCCTCGCTGAACGAGGAAGTGGGCCGTGCAGGAGGCAAGGGTGAGGTGGAGAGCAAGGACAAGGTGTTGGAGATCAGCGATGACGAGGAGTCAAGCGAAGCCTCGTCGAGCAGTGACGAGGAGTCGAGTGAAGCCTCGTCGAGTAGTGATGAGGAAGAGCCGGTCGCCAAGAAGCATGGTGGAGTTATTGACCTGGAGGCCATCATGGAAGAGGGTGAGTTGATGGCTGaagccgacgatgatgacgaggatgagACACCAAAGGGTCCTGCCAAGTCCAAACATGTAGTAGAG GTACTTCCTCCGGTTCCAAAGATTGAAGTGCAGCTGGAACCACATCATAAGCCACTCCCAGTGGGAGCTATTTCAGCT ATCATGGGCGAGAGAGTGGTTGTTGAAGGGTCAGTGGAACACAGTCCCCTGACTGAGGGTTCTATACTCTGGATAACTGAAAGCAGGACACCACTTGGCATTGTCGATGATATATTTGGACCTGTAAAGAACCCATACTATCTTGTGCGGTACAACTCCGTGGAAGAAGTACCTGGTGGGATCAGTGCAGGAACGACCATCTCTTTTGTTGCGGAGTTTGCAGATCATATCCTAAATATGAAGGAGTTATATGCCAAAGGTTACGATGAATCTGCAGATCATGACGAGGAGGCAGATGAACCTGAATTCTCTGATGACGAGGCGGAAGCTGAGTACAAAAGATCACTACGGTTAGCAAAAAGGCAGACTGATAGGCAGCTTGAGTCTAAAAAACCTTCTGGCGATAAGAAGAGGGGGCAGGCCAGAAATGCTGGATTCCGGAATGACATGCCACCTAGGATCCACGATACACCGACACGTGGTCACCAATCACAGCGTCGTTTCGAGCGCTCAAATATGGCTCCTGCTGTTGCTGACAGCCCAACTCATCGATCAGGTTCTCAAAACTTCTCTATGAGTACACCATCAAGGGACATGCCACCTAGGATCCATGATGCACCCAGACCAGATCACCTATCACACTATCATTTTCATCGGTCAGATATGGCTCCTACTGGGGCTGACAGCATGACACGTCCACCGGGTCCTCAAAACTTCCCTATgagtgcaccaacaatgttgccacCGATCTCAATGAATCATTCTATGCCATCAGCTGTTCAACTTGCCAATCAGATGGGCAGTTGCTTCATCAATCCATCACAACAGTTCTCTCATCAGCAGCCAAACATGGTTTGGCCTGGCGGTCTTCCGCATCCACCGCAACCAAACATGGGAGTTGACGGAGCTGCTCTTGCAGCCAATATTATGCAAAATATACTTATTGGAGCAAGCCAATACCAGCAGTATTTACAGAATCAGAATTTTGGTGGCTTCCCAAATGGAATGCCCATGGCCCCACCACAATTTATGGCAGGTAATGGAATGCCTGGAAACCAGATGCCTTTTGGTGGACAGCCAAGAAATCATCCATTTGGTCTGGCATCTCAATTGCCTATGGGGCAAGGTAACTTTGGCCAGCTACCACACATGACAGGCGACCAAGGGCCGCCTGCTGGATTTCCCAACGCCCAGGGGTTTGGGTGCTTCCCACCACCGCATGAAGATGGTGGAGACCAGGCTCCTGGATTTCCAAACATGCAAGGATATGGGCACATGCCATCACCACATGGAGATGGAGGACAGCCGCCTATGCAATTCAATTCCCTCCCATCACCGCAGGGAGATGGAGCCAATGGAGTTCAGCCTCCTATGCAATTCAATTCTGGGCAGTTTAACCAAGGGAGCTCATCCTTCCGCGGCAGAAGGCCACAGCAGCGTGGGGGCCGACACTCACCTGGGagaggtggtggtgctggtggtggcaGGCATCGTAGGTAG
- the LOC124650094 gene encoding H/ACA ribonucleoprotein complex non-core subunit NAF1-like isoform X2, which yields MGPIGAVVPVPEDDGGLGVDPVKELEVAAEKGGLLGLFDAPLGVELEVKKEAVMLSGGLGNSDSAAKGDTLEGEIDAQMGTLAPVDSEMGTLAAADAEMSSAATVGAEISTVASVDAEMSTVTPARADTSTVAHVVADTTTIPAVDAEMSSGASLNEEVGRAGGKGEVESKDKVLEISDDEESSEASSSSDEESSEASSSSDEEEPVAKKHGGVIDLEAIMEEGELMAEADDDDEDETPKGPAKSKHVVEVLPPVPKIEVQLEPHHKPLPVGAISAIMGERVVVEGSVEHSPLTEGSILWITESRTPLGIVDDIFGPVKNPYYLVRYNSVEEVPGGISAGTTISFVAEFADHILNMKELYAKGYDESADHDEEADEPEFSDDEAEAEYKRSLRLAKRQTDRQLESKKPSGDKKRGQARNAGFRNDMPPRIHDTPTRGHQSQRRFERSNMAPAVADSPTHRSGSQNFSMSTPSRDMPPRIHDAPRPDHLSHYHFHRSDMAPTGADSMTRPPGPQNFPMSAPTMLPPISMNHSMPSAVQLANQMGSCFINPSQQFSHQQPNMVWPGGLPHPPQPNMGVDGAALAANIMQNILIGASQYQQYLQNQNFGGFPNGMPMAPPQFMAGNGMPGNQMPFGGQPRNHPFGLASQLPMGQGNFGQLPHMTGDQGPPAGFPNAQGFGCFPPPHEDGGDQAPGFPNMQGYGHMPSPHGDGGQPPMQFNSLPSPQGDGANGVQPPMQFNSGQFNQGSSSFRGRRPQQRGGRHSPGRGGGAGGGRHRR from the exons ATGGGCCCCATCGGCGCTGTTGTCCCTGTCCCGGAGGATGACGGCGGATTGGGTGTGGACCCCGTGAAGGAGTTGGAGGTCGCGGCGGAGAAGGGCGGGCTGCTCGGCCTGTTCGATGCCCCCCTGGGCGTCGAATTGGAGGTCAAGAAGGAGGCTGTGATGCTGAGCGGTGGA TTGGGGAATAGCGATTCGGCTGCAAAAGGGGATACTTTGGAGGGAGAGATTGATGCCCAGATGGGTACCTTAGCCCCCGTTGATTCTGAGATGGGTACATTAGCTGCTGCTGATGCAGAGATGAGTTCCGCAGCTACCGTTGGTGCTGAAATTAGTACCGTAGCTTCCGTTGATGCAGAGATGAGTACAGTGACTCCTGCTCGTGCTGATACTAGTACCGTAGCCCATGTCGTTGCTGACACTACTACCATACCCGCGGTTGACGCGGAGATGAGTTCGGGGGCCTCGCTGAACGAGGAAGTGGGCCGTGCAGGAGGCAAGGGTGAGGTGGAGAGCAAGGACAAGGTGTTGGAGATCAGCGATGACGAGGAGTCAAGCGAAGCCTCGTCGAGCAGTGACGAGGAGTCGAGTGAAGCCTCGTCGAGTAGTGATGAGGAAGAGCCGGTCGCCAAGAAGCATGGTGGAGTTATTGACCTGGAGGCCATCATGGAAGAGGGTGAGTTGATGGCTGaagccgacgatgatgacgaggatgagACACCAAAGGGTCCTGCCAAGTCCAAACATGTAGTAGAG GTACTTCCTCCGGTTCCAAAGATTGAAGTGCAGCTGGAACCACATCATAAGCCACTCCCAGTGGGAGCTATTTCAGCT ATCATGGGCGAGAGAGTGGTTGTTGAAGGGTCAGTGGAACACAGTCCCCTGACTGAGGGTTCTATACTCTGGATAACTGAAAGCAGGACACCACTTGGCATTGTCGATGATATATTTGGACCTGTAAAGAACCCATACTATCTTGTGCGGTACAACTCCGTGGAAGAAGTACCTGGTGGGATCAGTGCAGGAACGACCATCTCTTTTGTTGCGGAGTTTGCAGATCATATCCTAAATATGAAGGAGTTATATGCCAAAGGTTACGATGAATCTGCAGATCATGACGAGGAGGCAGATGAACCTGAATTCTCTGATGACGAGGCGGAAGCTGAGTACAAAAGATCACTACGGTTAGCAAAAAGGCAGACTGATAGGCAGCTTGAGTCTAAAAAACCTTCTGGCGATAAGAAGAGGGGGCAGGCCAGAAATGCTGGATTCCGGAATGACATGCCACCTAGGATCCACGATACACCGACACGTGGTCACCAATCACAGCGTCGTTTCGAGCGCTCAAATATGGCTCCTGCTGTTGCTGACAGCCCAACTCATCGATCAGGTTCTCAAAACTTCTCTATGAGTACACCATCAAGGGACATGCCACCTAGGATCCATGATGCACCCAGACCAGATCACCTATCACACTATCATTTTCATCGGTCAGATATGGCTCCTACTGGGGCTGACAGCATGACACGTCCACCGGGTCCTCAAAACTTCCCTATgagtgcaccaacaatgttgccacCGATCTCAATGAATCATTCTATGCCATCAGCTGTTCAACTTGCCAATCAGATGGGCAGTTGCTTCATCAATCCATCACAACAGTTCTCTCATCAGCAGCCAAACATGGTTTGGCCTGGCGGTCTTCCGCATCCACCGCAACCAAACATGGGAGTTGACGGAGCTGCTCTTGCAGCCAATATTATGCAAAATATACTTATTGGAGCAAGCCAATACCAGCAGTATTTACAGAATCAGAATTTTGGTGGCTTCCCAAATGGAATGCCCATGGCCCCACCACAATTTATGGCAGGTAATGGAATGCCTGGAAACCAGATGCCTTTTGGTGGACAGCCAAGAAATCATCCATTTGGTCTGGCATCTCAATTGCCTATGGGGCAAGGTAACTTTGGCCAGCTACCACACATGACAGGCGACCAAGGGCCGCCTGCTGGATTTCCCAACGCCCAGGGGTTTGGGTGCTTCCCACCACCGCATGAAGATGGTGGAGACCAGGCTCCTGGATTTCCAAACATGCAAGGATATGGGCACATGCCATCACCACATGGAGATGGAGGACAGCCGCCTATGCAATTCAATTCCCTCCCATCACCGCAGGGAGATGGAGCCAATGGAGTTCAGCCTCCTATGCAATTCAATTCTGGGCAGTTTAACCAAGGGAGCTCATCCTTCCGCGGCAGAAGGCCACAGCAGCGTGGGGGCCGACACTCACCTGGGagaggtggtggtgctggtggtggcaGGCATCGTAGGTAG
- the LOC124648523 gene encoding putative disease resistance protein RGA4 has translation MELAISAVTEKQMERLQQVLLRARTVVEEADGRYITNSGMLEQLNMLAEAMYRGYWALGAFRYRSLQETPTEEKQISYSSSKRFRTVHGTARKNKATYLVDLQGVLDSLEYVVSSMSEFVVLLGGCDRMLRRPYDAYLYNDNIMFGRHAEKQKLLNFVLQHGPHGGAPVVLPVIGGPAVGKRTLVAHVCKDERVSSQFSSILHLNEDSICRIGDHGSLLSGKVLVVVELVSDVDKEDWAKFCSTLASMDSGSKVIIVSRCKNSEKLGTVKPIFLNTLPYEEFSYLFKTLAFGSADPAQHPHLAKIADELATELQSDWSLVAANLLADMMRKNLNLQFWLCTLSRMRRFVERNFSLFGEHPQLLILRRRQVDVSDFILHSASPLRIVPSCAAGSSRTEVTEERALLPKVRVGDLLADPGLRPQGDFNVVTWESRLPPYTSFVHFVPNGAPDLPEDTPLSGRKRKSI, from the exons ATGGAGCTTGCCATATCTGCAGTAACAG AGAAGCAGATGGAGAGGCTACAACAAGTGCTCTTGAGAGCTCGAACAGTCGTCGAGGAGGCGGACGGCCGATACATCACAAACTCCGGGATGCTGGAACAGCTTAATATGCTCGCAGAGGCCATGTACAGAGGCTACTGGGCACTAGGGGCGTTCAGGTATAGGTCACTTCAAGAGACTCCTACGGAGGAGAAGCAGATTAGCTACTCTTCCTCTAAACGTTTTCGCACGGTTCATGGCACTGCTAGAAAGAATAAGGCCACGTACCTTGTCGACTTGCAAGGTGTGTTGGATAGCTTAGAGTATGTGGTTTCTAGCATGTCGGAGTTTGTTGTTCTCTTGGGCGGATGCGACCGTATGCTGCGTCGACCATACGATGCATATCTTTACAATGACAACATCATGTTCGGACGTCACGCTGAAAAGCAAAAGCTCCTGAACTTCGTGTTGCAGCACGGCCCTCACGGTGGTGCGCCGGTTGTCCTCCCAGTTATCGGTGGTCCTGCGGTTGGCAAGAGGACTCTGGTTGCCCATGTATGCAAGGATGAGAGGGTTAGCTCACAGTTCTCTTCGATTTTGCACCTGAATGAGGATTCCATTTGTAGAATTGGAGACCATGGTAGTCTCTTGTCGGGGAAAGTATTGGTAGTTGTTGAGCTTGTTTCAGATGTTGACAAGGAGGACTGGGCCAAGTTTTGTTCAACCCTGGCAAGCATGGACAGTGGAAGCAAGGTAATCATCGTCAGCCGGTGTAAAAATTCAGAGAAACTGGGAACAGTCAAGCCGATCTTTCTCAATACCCTGCCATACGAGGAATTCAGCTACCTCTTTAAGACACTTGCTTTCGGGAGCGCAGACCCAGCACAGCACCCGCACTTAGCAAAGATAGCAGACGAACTGGCCACGGAGCTGCAGTCGGATTGGTCGCTCGTCGCCGCAAACTTGCTCGCTGACATGATGAGAAAAAATCTAAATCTCCAGTTCTGGCTCTGCACGTTGAGCAGGATGAGAAGATTTGTTGAGAGGAACTTCTCCCTGTTCGGGGAGCACCCGCAGTTGCTGATTCTGAGGCGCCGTCAGGTAGATGTTTCAGACTTCATCTTGCATTCTGCTTCTCCCCTCCGCATTGTACCGTCTTGTGCCGCTGGCAGCAGCCGGACTGAGGTTACAGAGGAAAGGGCATTGCTACCGAAGGTGAGGGTCGGGGATCTGCTGGCGGATCCTGGACTTCGGCCACAAGGGGATTTCAATGTGGTTACTTGGGAATCAAGGTTGCCACCATACACTTCGTTTGTTCATTTCGTTCCAAATGGTGCCCCAGATTTGCCTGAAGATACTCCTCTGTCTGGGAGGAAGCGCAAGTCCATTTGA
- the LOC124650097 gene encoding uncharacterized protein LOC124650097 isoform X2 encodes MEHAISAVTGELASRFVSFLTNKYHSSRAYSEEKLLARLQQLLLRARTVVEEADGRYITNSGMLAQLDMVAEAMYRGYWALGAFRYRSLQQTPMEEEQVSDSYPKRFRTVHGSVRKKRATYLADLKGVLESLEYVVCSMTEFVVLLGGCDRMLCRPYDAYLYNDNIMFGRHAEKQKLLNFVLQHGPPGGAPAVLPLIGGPAVGKRTLVAHVCKNERVRSQFSSILHLNGDCVSKIADHSSLLSGKVLVVVELVSDVDHKNWVKFCSTLASMDSRSKVIIISRCKSSEKLGTVKPIFLNTLPYEEFNYLFKTLAFGSEDPAQHPRLERIADEMARELHSDWSLIAANLRADVMRRNLDLHFWLCMLSRMRRFVERNFSMFGEHPQLLVLRRHQIDVTDFLHSYSPLRVIPSCTTGSSRTEITEERQLLPNVRLGDLVADPGARPQGDFNVVSWESRVPPYTSFVHFVPSCAPGVAEDTPLPGRKRSAQHFYMSI; translated from the exons ATGGAGCATGCCATATCGGCTGTAACAGGTGAACTCGCCAGCCGATTTGTCTCCTTCCTCACCAACAAGTACCACTCCAGCCGCGCATACTCTGAAGAGAAGCTACTGGCGAGGCTGCAGCAACTGCTACTGAGAGCTCGCACAGTCGTCGAGGAGGCGGATGGTCGATACATCACAAACTCCGGGATGCTGGCACAGCTCGACATGGTCGCAGAGGCCATGTACCGAGGCTACTGGGCACTAGGGGCATTCAGGTACAGGTCACTTCAACAGACACCAATGGAGGAGGAGCAGGTTAGCGACTCATACCCTAAACGTTTTCGCACGGTCCATGGAAGTGTTAGAAAGAAGAGGGCAACATACCTTGCCGACTTGAAAGGAGTGCTCGAAAGCTTAGAGTATGTGGTTTGTAGCATGACAGAGTTTGTTGTTCTCTTGGGTGGATGCGACCGTATGTTGTGTCGACCATACGACGCGTATCTTTACAACGACAACATCATGTTTGGTCGGCACGCCGAAAAGCAAAAACTCCTGAACTTTGTGTTGCAGCACGGCCCTCCCGGTGGTGCACCGGCTGTCCTCCCCCTCATCGGTGGTCCTGCGGTTGGCAAGAGGACTCTTGTCGCCCATGTATGCAAAAATGAGAGGGTTAGATCACAGTTCTCTTCGATTTTGCACCTGAATGGGGATTGTGTTAGTAAAATTGCAGACCATAGCAGTCTCTTGTCGGGGAAAGTATTGGTAGTTGTTGAGCTTGTTTCAGATGTTGACCACAAGAACTGGGTCAAGTTTTGTTCAACCCTGGCAAGCATGGACAGTCGAAGCAAGGTGATCATCATCAGCCGGTGTAAAAGTTCAGAGAAACTGGGAACAGTCAAGCCAATCTTCCTCAACACCCTGCCATACGAGGAGTTCAACTACCTCTTCAAGACACTTGCATTCGGGAGCGAGGACCCGGCACAGCACCCGCGGTTAGAACGAATAGCAGACGAGATGGCTAGGGAGCTGCATTCGGATTGGTCGCTCATCGCCGCAAACTTGCGTGCTGATGTGATGAGAAGGAATCTTGATCTCCATTTCTGGCTCTGCATGTTGAGCAGGATGAGAAGATTTGTTGAGAGGAACTTCTCCATGTTCGGGGAGCACCCACAGTTGCTCGTTCTGAGACGCCATCAGATAGATGTTACAGACTTCTTGCATTCTTATTCTCCACTCCGCGTCATACCTTCTTGTACCACTGGCAGCAGCCGCACTGAGATTACAGAAGAAAGGCAACTGCTACCGAATGTGAGGCTTGGAGATCTGGTGGCGGATCCTGGAGCTAGACCACAAGGTGATTTCAACGTCGTTAGTTGGGAATCAAGGGTGCCACCTTACACTTCATTTGTTCATTTCGTTCCAAGTTGTGCTCCAGGTGTGGCTGAAGATACCCCTCTGCCTGGGAGGAAACGTTCAGCACAGCATTT CTATATGAGCATATAG
- the LOC124650097 gene encoding uncharacterized protein LOC124650097 isoform X1, translating into MEHAISAVTGELASRFVSFLTNKYHSSRAYSEEKLLARLQQLLLRARTVVEEADGRYITNSGMLAQLDMVAEAMYRGYWALGAFRYRSLQQTPMEEEQVSDSYPKRFRTVHGSVRKKRATYLADLKGVLESLEYVVCSMTEFVVLLGGCDRMLCRPYDAYLYNDNIMFGRHAEKQKLLNFVLQHGPPGGAPAVLPLIGGPAVGKRTLVAHVCKNERVRSQFSSILHLNGDCVSKIADHSSLLSGKVLVVVELVSDVDHKNWVKFCSTLASMDSRSKVIIISRCKSSEKLGTVKPIFLNTLPYEEFNYLFKTLAFGSEDPAQHPRLERIADEMARELHSDWSLIAANLRADVMRRNLDLHFWLCMLSRMRRFVERNFSMFGEHPQLLVLRRHQIDVTDFLHSYSPLRVIPSCTTGSSRTEITEERQLLPNVRLGDLVADPGARPQGDFNVVSWESRVPPYTSFVHFVPSCAPGVAEDTPLPGRKRSAQHFVCSYMSI; encoded by the exons ATGGAGCATGCCATATCGGCTGTAACAGGTGAACTCGCCAGCCGATTTGTCTCCTTCCTCACCAACAAGTACCACTCCAGCCGCGCATACTCTGAAGAGAAGCTACTGGCGAGGCTGCAGCAACTGCTACTGAGAGCTCGCACAGTCGTCGAGGAGGCGGATGGTCGATACATCACAAACTCCGGGATGCTGGCACAGCTCGACATGGTCGCAGAGGCCATGTACCGAGGCTACTGGGCACTAGGGGCATTCAGGTACAGGTCACTTCAACAGACACCAATGGAGGAGGAGCAGGTTAGCGACTCATACCCTAAACGTTTTCGCACGGTCCATGGAAGTGTTAGAAAGAAGAGGGCAACATACCTTGCCGACTTGAAAGGAGTGCTCGAAAGCTTAGAGTATGTGGTTTGTAGCATGACAGAGTTTGTTGTTCTCTTGGGTGGATGCGACCGTATGTTGTGTCGACCATACGACGCGTATCTTTACAACGACAACATCATGTTTGGTCGGCACGCCGAAAAGCAAAAACTCCTGAACTTTGTGTTGCAGCACGGCCCTCCCGGTGGTGCACCGGCTGTCCTCCCCCTCATCGGTGGTCCTGCGGTTGGCAAGAGGACTCTTGTCGCCCATGTATGCAAAAATGAGAGGGTTAGATCACAGTTCTCTTCGATTTTGCACCTGAATGGGGATTGTGTTAGTAAAATTGCAGACCATAGCAGTCTCTTGTCGGGGAAAGTATTGGTAGTTGTTGAGCTTGTTTCAGATGTTGACCACAAGAACTGGGTCAAGTTTTGTTCAACCCTGGCAAGCATGGACAGTCGAAGCAAGGTGATCATCATCAGCCGGTGTAAAAGTTCAGAGAAACTGGGAACAGTCAAGCCAATCTTCCTCAACACCCTGCCATACGAGGAGTTCAACTACCTCTTCAAGACACTTGCATTCGGGAGCGAGGACCCGGCACAGCACCCGCGGTTAGAACGAATAGCAGACGAGATGGCTAGGGAGCTGCATTCGGATTGGTCGCTCATCGCCGCAAACTTGCGTGCTGATGTGATGAGAAGGAATCTTGATCTCCATTTCTGGCTCTGCATGTTGAGCAGGATGAGAAGATTTGTTGAGAGGAACTTCTCCATGTTCGGGGAGCACCCACAGTTGCTCGTTCTGAGACGCCATCAGATAGATGTTACAGACTTCTTGCATTCTTATTCTCCACTCCGCGTCATACCTTCTTGTACCACTGGCAGCAGCCGCACTGAGATTACAGAAGAAAGGCAACTGCTACCGAATGTGAGGCTTGGAGATCTGGTGGCGGATCCTGGAGCTAGACCACAAGGTGATTTCAACGTCGTTAGTTGGGAATCAAGGGTGCCACCTTACACTTCATTTGTTCATTTCGTTCCAAGTTGTGCTCCAGGTGTGGCTGAAGATACCCCTCTGCCTGGGAGGAAACGTTCAGCACAGCATTT CGTCTGCAGCTATATGAGCATATAG